The genomic DNA CCTGGGGGGTCGGGCTCTGGTCGGTCTTCTCCCTGGCCACCGCGCGCAGCCAGAGTCTGGCTGGCCTGATCCTCTTCCGATTTCTCACCGGCGCCGCCCAGGGGGTGAACTTCCCGTGCATCACGAACCTGATTGCCCGGAGGGTTCCCCTGGTGGACCGGGCCAAGACCCAGGGTTTCGTGTTGTCGGGGATGGTGGTGGGCTCGGTGGTCGGGCTGCCGGCGGGCGGCTGGATCGTCGAGGCCTGGGGATGGCCGGCGGTGTTCTGGGCGTTTGGTGGGGTTGGTTTCCTGTGGGTGGCGCTGTGGCTTCGCTGGACTCCCCAGGAGCCCGCAGCACGCGTGGGTCACCCCCGGGAGACCGGCCCTCCCTGGAGGACGTTTCTCACCCACCCCGCACCGGTAGGGCTGACGCTCTCGTATTTCTGCCACAACTACGGGAGCTACTTCCTGCTCACATGGCTGCCCACGTACCTGGTCCACGTCCACGGTCTGTCCGTGACCGCCACGGGCGCGGCCAGCGCCCTGCCGGCGCTCGCCTCTGTGGTGGCCATGAACGCGTCGGGCTGGGTCGGGGACTCCCTGGTCCGAAGAGGGCGGTCCACGGACTTCGCCCGCAAGGTGATGCTTTGCGGGGGCATGGCCGGGTCGGGGGTGTTTCTTTTCGCCTTACTGGGCTCTCCTTCGCCTTTCGCTGCCGTGGCGTGGCTCACCGTTTCTTCGGCCGCCCGGTCGCTGGCCACCCCGACCTACTGGACCCTCGCGATGGACATGGCCCCCCGGCACGCAGGGATCCTGTCGTCGATCATGAACACTTCGGGCAACGTCGCCGGGGTGGCGGCCCCGATGCTGACCGGCCTGCTCGTCGCCCAGTCGGGGACCTGGGGGCCGTCCATCGCCCTGGCGGCGGCCGTGTCCCTTGCGGGGGCCGCGATCGCAGCCCCCACGGTGCGCGCGTCGGAGATCGCGTGAGCATGGGAGCAGAAAGGTCGGGTCAGTCAGGGGCGGGAAACCGCGCCCGGCGCTTCTCCACGAAGGCCGCCGTGCCCTCCCGCATCTCGGCGCCTCCGGCCGCTCCCGCCATGGCCCCGCCCGGGTCGGCCACCTCCCGGAGATAGGGGTCCCGGTCGCACTCCCCCAGGATCCGCTTCGAGAGCCTCACCGATGCGGGGGCATGGCCGGCGATCGCCTGGGCCAGTTGCGCGACCCGGCCGGGGAGCTCCCCGTCGGGGAAGACCTTCTCCACGAGCCCCCAGGCGCACGCCTCGGCGGCCCCGATCCTCTGGCCCGTGAGCACCAGGAACCGGGCGCGGGAGAGACCGGCGGACCGGACCAGCCGGGCCAGGTAGTGGTGGCTCTCCACGATGCCCAGCAGGGAGGAGGGCACACCCAGGGCGGCACCCTCGGCCGCCACCCGGAAGTCCGTGCTCAAGGCGAGCTCCAGGCCGGTGCCCAGGGCGAACCCCTCGATGGCCGCGAACGTCGGGCACGGCAGTTCTTCCAGCTTGGCCAACACCCTCTCCCTCAGGTCGTGGAAGGCCCGCATGGCCTCGGGAGAGAAGTTTGTGAGTTCCCGAAGGTCTGCCCCGGCGCAGAAACAGCCGCCCTCCCCCCGAACGATGACAGCCCGCAGGGACGCGTCGGCTGCGGCGCGGTCCAGGTGGCTTTCGAGCTCGACCAGGAGCTCCCCGTTCACGGCGTTCTTCTTCTCGGCCCTGTTCAGGGACAGGGTCAAGACCCCTTCTTCCGCTGCCGACCGAATCAGTTTCATGCTCTCCTCCCGGGGCTCGTGCGTGTTTGCCCCAAGGACATGGCCGGGGGGCGGCGCGGGCGCCCCCCGGAGGGTTGTTTCCTTCAAGAACCCGTGTAGACCGGGGTCCGCTTGTTCAGGAAGGCGTCGACGCCCTCGTTGGCGTCGCGGGTCTTGCCGGCGCGGATCATGCCCAGGCGCTCGTTCTCGAGCAGTGCCTCGAGCTTGGGCATCACCACCCCGTTCATCAGGGCTTTCGCCTCTGCGAACGCCAGCGTCGGGCCGGACGCCAGCCGCCGGGCCGTCTTCTCCACCTCTTCGTCGAACGCCTCTGCCCCCACGACCAGATTGGCGATCCCCAACCGCTGGGCCTCGCCGGCTTCGAGAACCGGATCCAGGAGCGCGAGCTCGCTGGCCTTGGAGAGGCCCACCATCAGTGGGGCGAAGACGCTCCAGCCGGTGTCGGGCACCAGGCCGGCGGCCGTGTAGGCCTGCCGAAACTTGGCCTTGTCGGAGACGATCCGCAGGTCGCACGCCAGGGCGAGCCCCATTCCTCCTCCGGCGGTCACACCGTTGACGGCTGCCACCACGGGTTTGGGCAGATTGCGAATTTGAAGGACGACCCGGTTCAGGGCCGCGATGACGGTGCCGAGGGCGGCGCTCAAGTCCCCGCCGGCCGTCAGGTGGGCCAGGTCCCCACCCGCGCAGAACGCCTTTCCGCTGCCCCGGAGCACGACCACGCGCACATCCGCGCCGGTGCACTGGGCCAAGGCCTCCGAGAGGCCCTGGGCGGTTTCCAGGTCCAAGGCGTTGAAATTCTGGGGCCGGTTCAAGGTGATCGTGCAGATGGAATCCCGCAGGGAGATCAGCACCTTTTCCGTTGCCATGGCTTCGCCTCCTTTGGATGGGTGGCCGGCTGGAGCGGCGGCCGACGGCGGCCATCGCTCATCTTGCGGCCCGGTTTTTGTATGTTCACTTCCGTGGGCTGCCGGAACGCCTTTTTTCTGTCGGGTGCGCTGTGTTACCTTCCCCCTCCAGAAGCCGTGTGTTGCGGCACGGCGATGTGTAGGAGACCTGCCCCATGCGTTTCATCGGCAACGCATACAACCGGCGGTCCGGCGACTCCGGACAGGTCTATCGGCTCTGGGAGAGATTCCACTCCGCCGAGATCTATGAAGACTTGCTGGACGAGCCCCACGCGAATACGCTGGTCGACTCGTGGAAGCGCAGCAGGAGCCTGGGGGTGGACCCGCGACGCCGCGTCCTGCCCGTCCTCTCCGACGCGGAGCGGCAGGATGTGCTCCACGAGAACCGCCTGTTGCTCTCCAACGCCCGGCCCGTATTCGAGGGCGCACGGCAGTTTCTGTCCGGCTTTCCGGGGCTTCTCATCCTCGCCGACGGGGAGGGGAA from Thermodesulfobacteriota bacterium includes the following:
- a CDS encoding MFS transporter → MVPREEGGLRSWTPRLKAVIVLCFLANLLCLLVRINVSIAAPLISTEFGWDEARMGLVFSSFFAGYVLFMIPGGVLADRYGSRRVLAWGVGLWSVFSLATARSQSLAGLILFRFLTGAAQGVNFPCITNLIARRVPLVDRAKTQGFVLSGMVVGSVVGLPAGGWIVEAWGWPAVFWAFGGVGFLWVALWLRWTPQEPAARVGHPRETGPPWRTFLTHPAPVGLTLSYFCHNYGSYFLLTWLPTYLVHVHGLSVTATGAASALPALASVVAMNASGWVGDSLVRRGRSTDFARKVMLCGGMAGSGVFLFALLGSPSPFAAVAWLTVSSAARSLATPTYWTLAMDMAPRHAGILSSIMNTSGNVAGVAAPMLTGLLVAQSGTWGPSIALAAAVSLAGAAIAAPTVRASEIA
- a CDS encoding enoyl-CoA hydratase-related protein, which produces MATEKVLISLRDSICTITLNRPQNFNALDLETAQGLSEALAQCTGADVRVVVLRGSGKAFCAGGDLAHLTAGGDLSAALGTVIAALNRVVLQIRNLPKPVVAAVNGVTAGGGMGLALACDLRIVSDKAKFRQAYTAAGLVPDTGWSVFAPLMVGLSKASELALLDPVLEAGEAQRLGIANLVVGAEAFDEEVEKTARRLASGPTLAFAEAKALMNGVVMPKLEALLENERLGMIRAGKTRDANEGVDAFLNKRTPVYTGS
- a CDS encoding enoyl-CoA hydratase/isomerase family protein gives rise to the protein MKLIRSAAEEGVLTLSLNRAEKKNAVNGELLVELESHLDRAAADASLRAVIVRGEGGCFCAGADLRELTNFSPEAMRAFHDLRERVLAKLEELPCPTFAAIEGFALGTGLELALSTDFRVAAEGAALGVPSSLLGIVESHHYLARLVRSAGLSRARFLVLTGQRIGAAEACAWGLVEKVFPDGELPGRVAQLAQAIAGHAPASVRLSKRILGECDRDPYLREVADPGGAMAGAAGGAEMREGTAAFVEKRRARFPAPD